Below is a window of Impatiens glandulifera chromosome 2, dImpGla2.1, whole genome shotgun sequence DNA.
AATAAATACTTGCGATCTAATTAATATATCGAAATGGACATCCAACCATTTTAAGcttaatgttttttattgagaaaatttatgttaaaataatagtaaCAAAATGCTCATTTTTTTATTGCATATTATGATTATACATTCTAGGAATGTCCAGAACAGAGTCATTACATCAAGAATTAGATTAAAGTagttgaagaaagaagaagaataagaagaaccattgataatctttatttatgtatcctatattatttataagtattgaaatcaattttatcaattcaaatacaacattttaacacattaagATAACTCAAATGACAAGATTGATTCTTAAAAGATCAAATATTATGAattctattcttattttaaacattttaaattcaacggAATAATACTaactttcaatatatatatatatatatatatatatatatatatatcctaccTCTACTTATACAATTAAAGAATGTGATATTTATTGACTCCCTCTTAATTTATTGACTTAAAATTGTGTCCTCTATTCATACCATCTCTTGTCATTTCTGCactttaatataattcaaagaCTTTTAGCTTTAATTATAGTGTCAAAATTTCAAATGTGTATATCTTTTGATCAACTTTTGAGATTCATATAATATCATGATCTAAATTGATTTTCAAGCTTTCAAGAATGTTTCTGAATTTATACTTCTAACTTTTAGATATATGCTGAATCAATTCAAATGTGTTAATTCTTCAAATTGACAATTTCATAGTTAGCATCAATTTGATCATCAAATCATTCAAACTCAATATTTTAGATCCATATTTTATGGGATTCATTTTCCCCAACTTCCTCTATACAAATTATAAGAACCCATATCAATATAATAGAATATCCAAAGTCAAAGACAAATTCTAGTAATTCTGATTGCAGGTAGAAATTAGTGTATGTTTGGATTAGTGTATGTTTGGCCATATTGAAGTAATTGTTTTGTAAATAGTCAATCCTttgatacaaaaataaaactcataCATGATTGATGTTTTAAGTAATCAATAAACTATCATAAATAAAGATCATCAATTGTTCAAATGAAGACCATTTCAGATTTTTCAAGATCGTTCTACCAAGCCAAACAAAGTTTAAGACAATGGTAGCCCTTGTTCCCTCAAAATTTCACCAAGAACTTTGCAAGAAATTTGTAAGCCTACTTGTGTGTcaatctaaaattatttcttaagttGCTTAATTTGTTTGTAGTTAATACAGTAGTATTAAAGTCATTGATTATGACATATAGTTGTGCCAAACAAGAGTGGGGAGGGTTCATATTAGTTTGTCATATCAAATTTCCATTAATAGAAGATTCCTTTTCATGATTATTAATGTGTGAGATGTTCAAAtagaatttcaaataatttagaaaaataaactaTTGTTTCATCCATCTTCTTATCAAAATCTCTAATCAAATAACCCTATACCTACCATgctcttaattttaattttgctATGTTCATATgcttacaaaaattaaatcattcatTAAAAGACCTATATTGTTGTGCGACAAAACAAATCAACTCATGAAAAATCGCAGCTGAATTATTTAAAAGCCAAACATGCTTAACTTGTAGCGCTTTTATTCACAAAATAGGCACTGCCTAATGCTTATTTAGCTGTAGGGGAATCTCATTTGTTAGGCTTCAAAATTCTTGTATAAACAAAGTAACAGTTTGAGAGTTTTGTTTGGGACTAGTGTTCTTGTTAACTAAGGAATTGCAAAAATGAATCTTTCAAGACAACTAGAGAACACTCCGATGTTTTCATCCTTCTTCAAGTTCTACTTGGGATATATCAGCTCTAACACTTTGGTAAGCCtatattaatatcaaattttattgatttctaTTTGTCAGGTGTGAGATAATCGattaatcaaaatttttgaaaacaGTCAATCattttatacaataataaaataaaaccatgTTCTTTATTATAAGTAATCAATAAagtatcataaataaatattttttaatagatgATGAAGACATTACATCAGCAAAGTTGCATTGGATTGATGAAGACATTACATCAGCAAAGTTGCATTGAATTGATGAAGACATTACATCAGCAAAGTTGCATTGGATTCTTGGAAATAATTGTAAGATGTTGATTTACTGAAATGCCCTCCCATGCGTTGTATCTAACTCTTTAAGAAGGgatttctatttatatatacaaactcCTCATTCATCACCCTTTCTCTCTATAACAAGAAAAATGAAGAATGGAGATGATCATTTCAGCTTCTTCAACATCATTCTACCTGGCCAAACAAAGTTTGATACAATGGTAAGTAACTCTCTAGGGCTCTAGCtaagatttgatttttatacaTTCATTGAATTGGAACATGTACAATATAATTACAGAGACTCCCACAACGCTTCACCAAAAAATTTGCAAAAAACTTGCCCCAAGATGCAACCCTTAGAGGTCCTTATGGCAAGATTTGTCCCGTGAAACTGAGGAAAGATTGCGAGGGTTATTTAAGGATTGTAGATGGGTGGGAACTGTTTTACGAAGACTGCCGCTTTGAAGGTGGGGAATTCACGGTCTTCACTTACGATGGAAACTCGCACTTCGAGGTGCGAGTGTTCGAAATGAGTGGAATAGAGAGAATGGGGCAATTTCATGGAGAATGTTCTAACAATATTAAGAATAACAAAGTACAAAAGATTGATGATGCTGTGATGTTGGAGAAAGCTGGAATCAAACCCCCTTATCTTGTAAAACGTTTGATGAGCTACCATTGCGTCAAAGTCTTCGTTCTGGTGAGTTTATAAGTAGGAATGAAAATCATGACATAATTCTGATTTTAATATTGTGTAATTATAATTCGAATTGCAGAATTTTTCCAATTGCTCAGCCACGGAACATTTACCTAGCAAAAGAGCAACCGTAGTTCTACTAAATAAGGAGGGAAGATCATGGGATGTGACCTATATTCCAAAGAAGAACCAATCAACCTTCTCCCGAGGTTGGGTCCATTTCGTGAATGACAACGGTCTCAAGGAGGGTGATTTGTGCGTATTCGAGATTCTCTCACAGTATGAAATTCGGGTCCATGTGTTtccttaataattaattaattagctagGTATAGCCTAAGTAAttaagttatgtttaattagtatatatatgtaCGTATCAAAGTATATATGGTCATTTGTGTTATGTTTATGACAATTTTCACCGCTTGAAAGAAATCGTCATAATTTAGTTATTTGTGTGTGTCTTGTTGAGTTTGATgatgttttcttttgtttgtttgatctttCCTTATTAATCtgttatgttcttgtttttctttaattatctAAGTCTGAGTTTGTAATCaattactattaattattatctaatataagtCTTTATTTCACTAGACtcttaaagaaaaataatgtttCTATCTGActtaattaaagttataaacATATTAGCCCTGTTAAAATAATATCTGCTATTAACAAACTGACTGTTATTTAACTAAGTTAACAGctatattaataaaatcaatgaaAAACAATTCAGATTAGATAATGATAAGaaacataatttattagatatattattcaTAAAGTTGTATTTTCTAAATGGAACACTTGAACCaatacataataaaatttatattccgtaaaaccaaatgaaaaatgaatttgGATTTCAGTATTGAagactcattttttttaattagatccTTAAAGAATTGGGTGAAGAAAAATTAAGACTTTTAGCTTTAATTCTAGTGTCAAATTTgtatatcattttaatcaacttTTGAGcttcatatcatatcatatcatatgaTGATCAATTCATCATTCAATACACAAATGTTTCTGAATCAATTCAAATGTGTTAACTCTTCAAATTGATAATTTCATAGTTAGCAtcaataaatttagttttttgaaGGGGTTTATTTTCCCCAAATTCCTCTATACTATGATAGAAGATCCAAAGTGAAAGATAAATGTTAgtaattatgtttttgtataAGAAATTAATGTATTTGGACATATTGAAGCAAATTGGAAACCGTCAATccttttatacaaaaataaaactcaaataaatcaTGTTTACCTATCTTGAAGTCTTCATAATAAATTTAGTCccaaaaaaaattgtcaatCTTTTTGCTAAGTCTAGCCTAGAATTCATAGTAAGCAAACCATTAATTATAGACAAAACAATTATACAAGTATTTATCTAGGAGTGAGAAATTCCAAACTCTTCCAGACTGCCCATTACATTTGTAAAATTGAAACAACTCATTTTAACCACTTCAATTCAATTACAATGTGTTGAATCagaaattttaatcaaattcatatttttagttTGGGTTGGAACAAacctattttatatattttatcggTTTGAATTAATTGACagattaatacatatttttctcATCTCTACAAACATGTAACATATAAAATCCCCGATTatctaaacttaaaaaaaagcTCTTTTTTCTCAAGACCTTacaaattatgtaaaataaagattttttgttaAAC
It encodes the following:
- the LOC124924941 gene encoding B3 domain-containing protein Os01g0723500-like, which gives rise to MKNGDDHFSFFNIILPGQTKFDTMRLPQRFTKKFAKNLPQDATLRGPYGKICPVKLRKDCEGYLRIVDGWELFYEDCRFEGGEFTVFTYDGNSHFEVRVFEMSGIERMGQFHGECSNNIKNNKVQKIDDAVMLEKAGIKPPYLVKRLMSYHCVKVFVLNFSNCSATEHLPSKRATVVLLNKEGRSWDVTYIPKKNQSTFSRGWVHFVNDNGLKEGDLCVFEILSQYEIRVHVFP